TACAAAACTGCTCGGAGCTGCTGTTAATCTGTCTGGTGCAACTGATGTATTTAAATGCTTGCGCCTCTTAACACATTCGTCACACTAGTGCACACTTTACCGATGCATGAACCACAATGCCCCAATGACCCTGATGCACATTGTGATATGCAGACCTGCGCTATAGATCTAGCATTCATCAATAACCATCCCAATGACAGCGAAATGATTGTTACGTTGGTGATATTATAAGCGTTATTGGAGCTGCAGCACAATATTCTTATCAGCTGGTAGTAAGAAACGTTACTGTTGTAGCATTTCGTCATGGAGGGTGAAGCACAGGAGGAATATCTGCAACATTGTGTCCAGTATCTTGTCTAACATCACATGCTTTGCTCTTTTACGTCATGCGATATTCAGGGAGTGACCTgagagtgcaatgatgaatatgcttatagtttgtaaggctgagaaAGCCATCCATACATCCAGGTCAGCCTATTATTGCAATGTTAAACCACAATATTGGTCGACATCCAATGTAGCCACAtggatgtaacttgaagctccggaccccaatgtaaaatctgtaacagggtccccctacctgtgccatttataatgcttATGTGACAGAGGGGCATTTTTGCCTCCTGAGGCACCAGGACCGGGTGTGACTGCTACCTGTACTCCCCATCGCTATGTCGCTGGCTATAGATCATTACCATTCTGGTCACTAGTCATTATTGCTCTGTCCTTACGATGACTTTTGCGGTTGGTCACTATGGCTTTCATCACTGTCAGTGCTACAACAGTTTGGGATGACATGAGAATTTCCCAAATGATGTACCGCAATATCTTACCATACAATGTGAACAAACGTTATTCTCCAAGATACTGGAAACAATGATAAGCCGCCTGCTCACGAACAGGTCGTATTCTGCATGTAGGAGCCCACAGCggcatccgaccctgtgcccggcgtgAGACCCAGCGTACCTGTCATttatcttctttttctgtacagcTTATGGTCGAAAGCcgccgtcggtcatgtgcagtacagattttttttcaatgtttgcttttcccacgctgtcgctaggcgatgacacggatatccacgacctatccgcaatgtcaattgcggatgggccgcaggttggacggcttccattgacttcagtggtgtCTGTATGGACACCactcaaaagtagagcatgctgcgatttttccaccgCTTGCGCAAATCAAAATTCCGTGCAACAGAGTCCTTACTTACTGGGTTAAGCAGCAGTATAACACAATGTCCTGTCCGATCCGTGCCACGGGCTCACAGGATATGGACAGGCAGGCTGGAACGGACTCTCCTCTGCAGGATGGTAGCGTGGGACAGCCGGCATGTACAAGGTGCATCATGGTCTGAAGTCCAGCGAGCAGCACTGTACTGCAGGATAGAATCAGCGGGAGAAGCAGACAGGGAGGGCACATCAAAGGCTTCAGGGATACAGCAACAGCGCTCAGTCCGCATGCCCCCAACATCGCAGTGTTGGACCAAAAGAATGGCTATGATCTTGGTGCCCAGTGGCATCCACAAACAAGTGGTCCAGAGGGTCTTTCTGATATAGCCCAGGACCCTCCAATCTAGAAGAAGCTCTTTTGCATAAGCCACATAAAGTCACATGGTGGTCcgcgggccttgagtttgacaaaTGTGTAATAAGCAGTGAGGAGCGGCCACTGTGATAATTAGCAGGgagcaataataataatgactGGCCATAACTTCAGCTCTCTGTAGTTATTGTCACCTTGTATTACTGCTCATGCTACTATTATTGATGTTCTGATTTCtaatgttttgcatttatcctgACACGGTCCTCTATGGTACATCTCTATGGTACATTCTCACCAGTGTCATGAATGGGATTGTATGATACTTTTTAAAATCCCCTTTATAAAAGGTGTAAGAAGAGCAAAGGCCTAACAAGTCCCATTAGTGGTGTTGTGGTGCTTTATTCCTGAGCGCTCAGATTCAGCTGTTTCCCATCATTCACGACCCCCCATTCTCAGTAACAAAGCAGCCTCtgagcttgtgcactgagctcccgccccctctttctgccccctctccaccatctctccgcccctcgccattatttgcaatgggatgggcggGGCGAAACGTTGCTCCACCCCAGTCTCGCCCTCCCATTGtgaacagtggtgaggggcagagagagggcaggaactcagtgcgctgctcccggcccagcccgcctcctccccctccagagagggacagcgtatatcggccagcccgatgtacacacgtcggaataagcccttatgcagtgtttcacacatctctttgcatcagaggcgtaacttgaagctcctgggccccaatgcaaaatctgtaacagggcccccaactataatgctttattcatagtactgggctccctatatggagaagagaggccttatgggcccccaaggctcctgggtccgggtgcaaccgcatcccctgcatcctctatagttacgctcctgcctTGCATATTGTGCACGCATTTGCGTACCCCCTTTGACTTACATGGGATCTTTGGTGCGTaagtacgcagaaaaatagaaaatattctattttttttgcacacaaaatcCAGAaatatgaacgaacccattgaaattaatgggttctattctctgtgtattgtgcatgcaaatacgcccatgtgaagccggcctaaatgacatataatttttttctgttagttggtacgattatgacaatacaaaaattatatattttttagattcttccacttttgcacaatataaacccctttttttattgtaCAGGTAATTgcggatacaatgataccaaatatgtggggtttttgctttatctttttttataccaaaaaaggaaaagtgtgcgagttccctgtgtgaaccctttgcatgctgtgatctacattgaggggttaacagcggggatcctATCTACATGATCGGGAAATAAATGACAGCGCTGGGGGGCCAACTGCTGGGACCTTCAGCATTCCCCACATCTGCACAccctgaatgccccatgtgaatgaagtGACAGTGATTACCAATATATCCTTTGGGAAAGAGGAAGATCGCCGGGCACATCGATCGCCCTGCATTCCATAGTAGTGAATGGAGCCATGGTCACGCATGAAAACCGATGTTCCGTTGACATTGGGAACTGGGGGTATGGAGATGTCAGAATTGCTGGGAGTCCCAGCAGTGAAGCTCCCAGTAATCAGACATTTAACACCTATCTTGCAATTAGTAGGGGAAACCTCTTTAAAGGCCAATTCATATGAAAGATggattttttaccttttaccatgGCTCCTGGACATTCCCTCCTTCTTAATATTCAGCTGTAATAAATTTGTCCAGTCAATAGTTCGGTGGTTTTTAGCTTGGCTTCATTATTCATGCTTgtataaatcaggtttttatgttgaacatattttgaaagactttttgattgttttttttttttattttcttgatgTCATGatctgtattttaaaaaatcctgaaatcctgcagttctcacactgatcactaagcctaataatagtctgacacttcctgttctgtagagaaaatggggaaaaaaacagattAGGACAAAAAAATATTTATCAGTATCtcattttaattagtaaaaacgtATAGATGATACATTCTCTTTAAGGGTCTGAACCTCTTGCTATCTAATGGAGTCATTCcctctaaaaggggttgtcctaccaaAAGAAGTTATTCCCCGTCCACAGAATAACTATGTGATCGCTGGTGTCTAACCACAGTGGTGTTCATGCttgaccactactccattcattcagTGACCTTCGGGtcccccattcttgtgatcagtggaagTCTCAGAAgtaggaccccaaccaatcagataGTTATTCCCCTTTCTCTTGCTAGGGGATGACAtcatttcatgggacaacccctttaacatcttctACATCTTCTTTTTCTGTTCTTAGATCTTGCTGGATGAAGACCTTGACCCATGAGACAGATGGGTTTCTACATAAGTTCCTTGTCCAGAAGTCCCTGCACCAAGACTCAGGTGCGACATTACCAAGTGGCCCCCAGCTACAACTACAAATGGACAGACATCCACTACGAAGCCAGCAGAGGCAACGTGGAGAAGCTGCGAGCACTACTGACCACCTCAGGTATGAAAACATAAGAAAGTGCATGAGAACTGAGACTGGCTTGGTAGGTATGAAAGGgaaatgccataaaagtctgttaGATGCTGTTCTCACCTCTACAACCTGCACCTACCTCCAGTTTAGGCCCACATTGCTCTTAGCATGGCTGAATGCGGTAGCCGTGAGCGGTCAGGAATTTACGGAAACAGCTGCGCATACTGTTTCTGTGACTACCAAGCAAATGGAGATTTTAGAGACAGTGTAGCACAGCCGCACTTGGCTTTTTCCATCCTCCAAGTCAGAAAGATACTTCCATTAGATTATTTCTTCATTGTCTCTTCTAGATAAAGAGTTGGTGGATCGGAAGGACTATTATGGGAAGACACCATTATACTGGGCAGCTTATAAAGGACAAAGGATTTCAATGGAGTTACTCTTGCAGCACGGAGCCAATGTGAACAGCTGCTGCAAGCATGGGGGCACCCCCTTACACGCTGCCATCGGATTGTTTCCAGACTGCGCCCTCTTGCTCATACAGGTGGGTTACAATCTAGTTCATTCTACATTTCTTAGTATGTTGGATTAAATCCTAACACCACTACAGTATTTGCTTTGTTTGCTCCTTCCCAGTAAACTTCCAGTGCATTTTggaccatgtgctgtccatgtaaatccattataggcctataaGGCTATACACATGGATGATTTTCACATGGACCTATGGTCATTGTGAAAAaattcatggcatgtcctattcttgtccctgGTTCACCGAAGGATTAGGACATGCCAGTATTTATCATTGTATTTTGGGCGGCATATGCAGCagtgtccgtgtgctgtgtgaTGCGAGTAGCACCTGAGTCTTTCGAGCACTAGCATGTATGTAGACTTAGGCCTGCATCACACCAGCGTATATTTCATCCATGTGTAGTCCacttaaaaaattgcaaaactcacccattgaagtctatgggcctcgaaaaaaaatgtgcagcactcAGATGttatccatgtgctgtctgtgtgccATCCGTTTTCTTTAAGAcatgcaaaatgaaaaaagtgagcctgtttcaggatttttttgCAGCCGTTAAAAATGAATGGCATATGGAAGTCAAAAATGGACACACAAACTGCATACAAATGCCATACGGaactgcacacgggtggaaaaaAATCCACTTTTTATGGATACATCATGTGTAACTGGGAAAGGCAGAGGTGGTGATGAGACCTGCAAAAGATGGTAATCTAGCGGTTTGTGATGTAACTGGACGCGACCCCCTGCTCTAGGTGATGTGGGCCTTGGGAGAGAGGGTGCAGGCTCCAATAGCATCTCCAGGGTCCGACCATGTCTGCGGGTTGATGTGGGACAAGAGAAAATCCTAGCATGGATATCTAAGTCTTGGAGAGTAGTGCTGGAAACACTACCGGGGAACGCAGGGTCCATGCTAACAACTGAATGTTTAATGAGACCGAAAGCAGCACTTCTTATCTCCGGAAACTTTGGGCACGGTCCAGAAACAAACGTACTAGAGTTACAGACTGGCCAGGCTTTCAGACATCTTCTCCGTAGCTGAATTGGTGTATTAAAGCCGTGAGCCAGGGGAGCACCTGGCATGGAAGTTTTACCTTCTGTGTGGCAGAGGTGGAGGAGTTGACACTGCCAGCGTTAGATGGGAAGCACACTTATCTGGAAAGCGGTAGGCCAAGTGCTAACTGCCAGGACCTTACTGGCTGAATGTCACACCGCTGGGCAGTGCGTTAGTACTGAAGCTCCAGAAACCACCGGAGTCGCCGCACctgaggagaagaggcagcacatATCTGTCTTGGATGGCACACAACTACGCTGAGGAGGAAGTAATCACGGCTTCCTGCTGGCGCCCGCAGCTCCTCTCCTTTAAGGGAATCTGTCGCCTACCTTTAGCTCTATCAGCTAAGCttatgtaccttaaggaccagacactttttagggattttacccatgtggtggttttactgccctatttttttttccttcagctaccaaaattatttttgctgcatttttttccatgacatatagggcgatttttaaaatatcttttttattgacttttttttccatttttttttgttttattgggggtaaaaagctaaaaaaaagattttttttaacattcatacTTAATTTTTTAAGTtattatatttatgctaaaataaagtatgggaatgggttcctctatttgtttcggacgttttgatatataatatgtattgttttggattacagggcgcatatggcgatggttttggttggcgtcgcttttgtattattttctttcttatgtattgttgttttattctgtaatattattttctttgtgtatgtaattatattttttactatgtatgtcctccatgacgtcatataagacctctgggggatattcacatgtttgtttgttttttacactttcccacagtagctggggtatccataggagccccagtttaggcggaaaacaacccctgtagtgacgttagtcactggcagagctggccagggtctagtacaaccctgcagctctgctatagcatgAAATCCCTCCagctcccgtagtggaagttccactttcacttttcagtgcACAGTGCTCATTGAACAGTGTGTACtctgggaaggaaaaggcagaaaggcttaaaaacccctcctgccttctcctctgggttatcagctgttactaacagctgacaacccatcctgcctTGGATTGATTACAGAGGCAAGAGGCTTAAatccccaccgtaattttactatcggctgggctttagggcttattcccacgagcgtatatcggctggcattttcacagccgatatacgctgaccGATATTCGCTTtgatctgagcagttccccccccccctctctgcctctctcctccagtcctgcatttgcaatgggagtgggtgggatgggagcagagctaagcgccgctctgtcccacccactcctattgctggctatggacaagggtcggggagggggcgggaacttagctccgccccattccgCCCACaaccattgcaaaccgctcggaggggaggagagaggcagagagccggtgaggttGGGGGAAGGGGGCAAACGCCAGCCAATAtttgctcgtgtaaataagcctaaGCCCAGGACCCAGCGCCCCATATTTACCGCGCTTAGTCCTTAATGGTTAAGATGATCAACACCTAAAATAGCAAAAGAcacttggggcttattcagacaactggATGTGTGCGCCTTTTTTGCACGTAAAATATACGCTTGCAATGTCCAAAAAAGGACCTTCTCTTTAGGGTATTTACACAGCAAAATTTCCCATAGAAGActatggaaggtgcgcaaatgcgcgtgCAAATccgcaatacactgcgcaatctaatataaaaaagtctATAGGCTTTCTCttacaccacactttgaccccattgtgtgacctttggtggaggattttggtgtcattagatttgtgacatcctcaccaccaccataaAATCATTAAAATTTAAGTGACTGTCAGTAAGGGTCAAAGTCCCTATGTTAGGTCTAGCGCCGCTGTTGTGCTACAGCCCTTAGGGAGAGTCAAGCGTTGCTGAGTGACGTTCATACCAAGTGCTTACCAGTCTGACTGTTGTCATGTCCCGAAAACGTGGAAGACCGAGCCGTGAATGGGGAACAGTTCAAGCCAAATCCTCGGCTCCACAGTTCCTAACCCATTTACAACCATtcctccaaacattttatgttcgcgtagcgagCAGCGGGTCAATCTAGTTCTGTGAAAAATAGAagccatctggacctcattaggctaaatagacttTTAAATCAGTGGGGAAATGTGTAGGAAAATACaagatgctgcatatttttttgcgcaacgGAATTGCGCATACAAAATCCGCTTTGTGGAAAAAACCCATTGGGATCAAAGGGTTCTATTAaatgcatattgtgcatgcagCAAGCagggaatagaactcattgacttAAACGGGTACGTTTACAGGCGCGTATTTTCTACGAAaattttgcagcatgctctattctcaaGGACATTTGCACACAAAGATAGCAGAAATTGAATTAATTAACTCTATTGCCTATTTCAATGAGTGGAAGCATGGTTGCCTGTTAGTGGTGACTGGGCTACAGGAAGTTTTACAGGGTGATTCACTaggaaaaccaatcacagcgcagctttcattctacCTCAGAGTTTATTTGCaagtccatagcaaccaatcacagcgcagctttcattttctgcACATATTACTGCACACACAGAGCCAGTTCATACAGGCGCCCTTTCCGTGGAatgaaaggctaattagcctaatgaggtccaaacgTATTCTTTTTCCCATGTTTTGCGCAGTAcacatccccttgcatatttacACACCCGCATAGATTTCTAGGGGGCCTTGctgtgcaaaacacaggaaaatggagcctaCTTTTTTATCTGCGTGCGAAATGCGCTCCTGATggcaaacctattgaaatcaatggggctattttctgtgttttgcgcacgcagATTTTGTTTCCTATACAGAAGGGCTCCATCACCCGGGTATGATTGCGTACACAatccgcagagaatagaacccattgagctCAATGGTTTCGTACACAGTTTCCATTTTTACACATGCATTTCCCACGCGtacaaaaaatagaacttgccctattttgtgcgtatttctgcgccaaaagtccccatagaagtctatgggaggtgcgcaactgcatgaagaaagaacacatctggaactgtgTTGATTGCGCACACACAGCAGGTTCATTTACACGCTGCAGACGATCACACCCCGAactaaatggctatttagcctaaagagctccagatgttttctttttccagcggTATTGCACAGTTTTATGTATTCCCTAGCGTATAGACTGTGTTTCCCCGGTGTCTGTGCGCATACCGGATGAGCAGGAACGTAGATGCCAGGAGGAGAGGTCAAGGGTTACAGTCCCTGATTATAGCAGCGACGGTCAGACTGGAGCTATGGAGTGAGTGAAATACTTGATGGTTGCTGCCCGACTGGAGATTAACTGTGGCGAGGGCACAAATAAGGGGCACTAtggaatcactattactgctgggactccTAAGGAGGTCATTATTATTGGGGGACATGAAGCGggaaactgttactactgggactactaaatgggcactattactattggggtcactaatgGGAACgctattaatattggggccactaagggggatactaatactactggggtcactaagggagtactattactattggggcctctgcgggtgaactattactactgggaccattaaggggcttactattactattggggccactgaggggggcaCACTTAGCAGTTGGGGCCGCTACAAAAATGGAGGTAAACGTATACCTTGTAGCAAGCCACCCCCTAATCATACCCCAAACCATGTCCCATTTTATCTTGAGCGCTATTTTCTTGTGACATAGATGGCAACCTTATGGACAGGgaataagtgtctgattggtctgacctctgggacccccaccaatcacaagagtGAGGTTCCATACCATTCATATAAATGGAGCAAAGGTCAAGCATGTGCACTGTTCCTCCATTCTTCTTTATGCAACTCCTGAAGACAATTTATGcctggcagtcccatagagatgaatgcagCATGCGTGTTCTGTCcctgctccattcatatgggaGGGACACGGGATCTCTATTTTCGTGATCAGTAGTGGTACCACTAATCAGACAGCTGTGGGTCGAGGATAAGTGCATACCTTGGAACAGCCCTGTTAAAGGGAGTTTGCATGTAGTTTGTGTAGTGGGATGAATATAATAGTTCCatcatgatactggtatgaggtGAGTAATGTCATGTACATATCAGTGACTTCTGGTTTTTTGCACAGCATGGTGCCGATGTCAATCTGCAGGACAACTGGGGAGTGACGCCAATGTACCTGGCGGCATGCAGTGGGCAGCTGGAGTGTATTCGCCTCCTTGTGCAGGCAGGCGCTGACATCACATATAAGAACAAGGTAAGTGGATGCAATAACCAGAGAAAATAGAATAGATTACCTTTCTCACTTGTCCACAGGTATCAGTTTATAGATCAATCCTCATGTAGTATGGGATGCAGGTGAAAAAGGTAGGATGATAATATAAACAGATATAAAGTTTAAAAATGCTaatatcagtacagaataagcaatgtatgcacacagtaactaaaccagcagaatagcgagtgcagctctggggtgtaATACatggatgtaactgaggatcagtacaggataagtaatgtatgtacacagtgactaaaccagcagaatagcgagtgcagctctggagtataatacagaatgtaaatcagaatcaatacaggataagtaatgtatgtacacagtgactccaccagcagaatagtgagtgcagctgtggagtataatacaggatgtaactcaggatcagtacaggataagtaatgtatgtacacagtgactccaccagcagaatagtgagtgcagctctggagtataatacaggatgttactctggatcagtacaggataagtaatgtatgtatacagtgactccaccagcagaatagtgagtgcagctctggggtataatacatggatgcaactgaggatcagtacaggataagtaatgtatgtacacagtgactccaccagcagaatagtgagtgcagctgtggagtataatacaggatgtaactcaggatcagtacaggataagtaatgtatgtacacagtgactccaccagcagaatagtgagtgcagctctggagtataatacaggatgtaactcaggatcagtacagga
Above is a window of Eleutherodactylus coqui strain aEleCoq1 chromosome 3, aEleCoq1.hap1, whole genome shotgun sequence DNA encoding:
- the LOC136621306 gene encoding ankyrin repeat domain-containing protein 10-like yields the protein MRQMGFYISSLSRSPCTKTQVRHYQVAPSYNYKWTDIHYEASRGNVEKLRALLTTSDKELVDRKDYYGKTPLYWAAYKGQRISMELLLQHGANVNSCCKHGGTPLHAAIGLFPDCALLLIQHGADVNLQDNWGVTPMYLAACSGQLECIRLLVQAGADITYKNKKTGLPPKRLASQVGFIAWIESFSHQPRSLKHLSRLRIRSSLGPQRLRAVRTFNLPQSLKCYLMFEDLVLQEPL